A genomic window from Nematostella vectensis chromosome 9, jaNemVect1.1, whole genome shotgun sequence includes:
- the LOC5503828 gene encoding uncharacterized protein LOC5503828 isoform X2: MAQGRGNDHLSVGARFPDGLYVRPLTSKYLIRYKPDERYGAASSGAWGEWSACSATCGDGTQSRDRTCIAPPPIYIKTRLNGVDSRKCLGIRACPVPPSRITPGTSTSSSVIISWQPVTYENPDIRVRGYNVTYTILPIFPASSRNRRAVSHVVSSPEAGHVIVSADVHSVVLLGLRAHRDYCVRVATLTSDGQSMTSSCVNVTTEQTAPSAAPTGLSAVNKTSPHKVSVQWGPVPLGDRNGVILGYYIQLYPVSTADKEPRSKDAMTIRVLDPEMGALVPGLQSYTVYSVRVAAFTAEGTGPFSKAIYVETCRCPKRFFTNWWTLPPLTTNTTAPALPEGSFPRFLNTFIAHACGKCHNHRETVIKYITSNIQSHKPSQYDVRKSIRMSADLSFPLTEPEGEVGQDDDHVFVPVFKMMSSIVYFRRKLSGEVFARMVGSSVFQCWPLVLLIIVLSILSGMVMWFMDFRYNQAQFPSSFLRGALEGTWCAFISMTTVGYGDRYAVSFQARLFAIAWVLVGLVTMSFFVATVASSLTVQIVIMTKFPESSGKVGVLEGSIEVRIAAKINGTKGTNVIAFRTQDELVENLTEGDLDGVLIDALGATRTDSPLPLTGYKQVKTYDLTYHYGVYLAGDAAKLEQLMIEYLVENPFVVEEPAYVLNTSESENKTESVAKAAEVVHINFFDPSNSMYVMSVRVTLGALIGAVLCGLIYTCYRDGRCTGTHRGYQKASCGHRMTAKEMRVELQKVLETFYQNCQNVQRRLKAKHELERKLWIHYARTKDTLNDVQSTQC; this comes from the exons ATGGCTCAAGGTCGGGGAAACGACCATCTGTCCGTAGGAGCTAGATTCCCGGATGGATTGTACGTTAGACCGCTGACCAGCAAGTATCTTATTCGCTATAAGCCAG ATGAACGATATGGCGCTGCCTCTTCGGGAGCCTGGGGCGAATGGTCCGCGTGCAGTGCTACGTGCGGCGATGGCACTCAGTCACGTGACCGCACGTGCATCGCCCCACCTCCTATATACATCAAAACGAGGCTTAACGGAGTAGATTCTCGGAAATGTTTAGGAATTAGAGCATGCCCCG TCCCTCCCAGCCGCATCACCCCAGGGACAAGCACATCTTCCTCCGTGATTATCAGCTGGCAGCCAGTCACGTACGAAAACCCTGACATCCGGGTTCGTGGTTACAACGTCACCTACACCATTCTACCTATCTTCCCAGCATCCTCTAGGAACCGTCGTGCGGTCAGTCACGTGGTCTCCTCTCCAGAAGCTGGTCACGTAATTGTGTCAGCTGACGTGCACTCAGTGGTGTTGCTCGGGCTGCGCGCGCATAGGGATTACTGCGTCAGGGTGGCGACGCTGACCAGTGACGGCCAGAGTATGACGTCATCCTGTGTTAACGTGACAACGGAGCAGACAG CTCCAAGCGCTGCGCCCACCGGCCTGTCCGCTGTCAATAAGACAAGCCCTCACAAGGTCTCTGTTCAGTGGGGCCCTGTTCCACTTGGGGACCGGAATGGAGTCATTCTAGGGTACTATATACAGCTGTACCCGGTCAGTACTGCTGATAAGGAGCCAAGATCAAAGGACGCGATGACTATACGAGTTTTGGATCCTGAGATGGGCGCATTAGTACCAGGTCTCCAATCCTACACGGTCTACAGCGTCCGAGTGGCTGCATTTACAGCAGAGGGGACTGGGCCATTTTCTAAGGCTATATATGTAG AAACGTGTCGGTGTCCAAAAAGGTTCTTTACAAACTGGTGGACCCTACCTCCGCTGACCACCAACACAACCGCGCCTGCTCTGCCAGAAGGATCCTTTCCTCGATTCTTGAACACCTTTATTGCGCATGCGTGCGGAAAATGTCACAACCACAGAGAAACCGTGATTAAATACATTACATCAAACATTCAAAGCCACAAGCCAAGCCAATATGACGTCAGAAAAAGCATACGAATGTCCGCTGACCTCAGCTTTCCTCTGACTGAACCGGAAGGCGAGGTCGGTCAAGATGACGACCACGTGTTTGTGCCAGTCTTTAAAATGATGTCATCTATCGTCTACTTCCGGCGGAAGTTGTCTGGGGAGGTGTTTGCGCGGATGGTTGGTTCGTCAGTTTTCCAGTGCTGGCCACTCGTGCTGCTTATCATCGTCCTGTCGATTCTGTCTGGAATGGTCATGTGGTTCATG GATTTCAGATACAACCAAGCGCAGTTCCCCTCGTCTTTTCTTCGCGGGGCGCTCGAAGGAACCTGGTGCGCGTTCATTTCCATGACCACTGTCGG ATACGGCGACAGATATGCCGTGTCGTTTCAAGCGCGTCTGTTCGCAATAGCTTGGGTCCTAGTTGGCTTGGTGACAATGTCATTTTTCGTCGCCACTGTTGCGTCATCTCTAACCGTGCAAATCGTCATCATGACTAAATTCCCGGAATCTAGTGGAAAG GTTGGGGTTCTTGAAGGATCGATTGAAGTCCGTATCGCCGCAAAAATAAACGGAACCAAAGGAACAAATg TTATCGCCTTCCGAACTCAAGATGAATTGGTTGAAAATCTGACCGAGGGAGATCTGGATGGAGTATTGATTGACGCACTGGGTGCAACAAGGACTgactcacccctccccctcacggGCTACAAGCAGGTCAAGACATATGATCTTACTTATCATTACGGGGTGTATCTCGCTGGGGACGCTGCCAAGCTCGAGCAATTGATGATTGAATATCTGGTGGAGAACCCATTTGTGGTGGAGGAACCCGCTTATGTGCTGAACACAAGTGAATCAGAAAATAAG ACCGAGTCTGTTGCAAAGGCCGCAGAGGTTGTGCACATAAATTTCTTCGACCCTTCAAACTCGATGTACGTGATGAGTGTTCGCGTCACGCTAGGCGCCCTTATCGGGGCGGTGTTGTGCGGGCTTATCTACACGTGCTACCGAGACGGACGATGCACCGGGACACATAGAG GCTACCAGAAAGCGTCTTGTGGTCACCGGATGACAGCAAAAGAGATGCGCGTGGAACTACAAAAAGTGCTGGAGACATTCTATCAAAATTGTCAAAATGTTCAACGCCGGTTAAAAGCAAAACACGAACTCGAGAGAAAGTTATGGATACATTACGCGAGGACAAAGGACACGCTCAATGATGTACAAAGTACACAATGTTAA
- the LOC5503828 gene encoding uncharacterized protein LOC5503828 isoform X1: MKPLHLIALILVFCPCFFSQLSNKSFKDVIPCVSQDHFGVLKEFWDGIIPDTVEALKVDSRFPATPSVSVSIADFEDSGGRGDNYGQRLTAYFVAPETGNYTFYMSCDDQCELSISTDHHVINARKIIWIASWTDFRKWDKFGAKQKSQPIDLSEGSIYYLQALMAQGRGNDHLSVGARFPDGLYVRPLTSKYLIRYKPDERYGAASSGAWGEWSACSATCGDGTQSRDRTCIAPPPIYIKTRLNGVDSRKCLGIRACPVPPSRITPGTSTSSSVIISWQPVTYENPDIRVRGYNVTYTILPIFPASSRNRRAVSHVVSSPEAGHVIVSADVHSVVLLGLRAHRDYCVRVATLTSDGQSMTSSCVNVTTEQTAPSAAPTGLSAVNKTSPHKVSVQWGPVPLGDRNGVILGYYIQLYPVSTADKEPRSKDAMTIRVLDPEMGALVPGLQSYTVYSVRVAAFTAEGTGPFSKAIYVETCRCPKRFFTNWWTLPPLTTNTTAPALPEGSFPRFLNTFIAHACGKCHNHRETVIKYITSNIQSHKPSQYDVRKSIRMSADLSFPLTEPEGEVGQDDDHVFVPVFKMMSSIVYFRRKLSGEVFARMVGSSVFQCWPLVLLIIVLSILSGMVMWFMDFRYNQAQFPSSFLRGALEGTWCAFISMTTVGYGDRYAVSFQARLFAIAWVLVGLVTMSFFVATVASSLTVQIVIMTKFPESSGKVGVLEGSIEVRIAAKINGTKGTNVIAFRTQDELVENLTEGDLDGVLIDALGATRTDSPLPLTGYKQVKTYDLTYHYGVYLAGDAAKLEQLMIEYLVENPFVVEEPAYVLNTSESENKTESVAKAAEVVHINFFDPSNSMYVMSVRVTLGALIGAVLCGLIYTCYRDGRCTGTHRGYQKASCGHRMTAKEMRVELQKVLETFYQNCQNVQRRLKAKHELERKLWIHYARTKDTLNDVQSTQC, encoded by the exons ATGAAACCGCTACACCTAATTGCACTG ATTTTGGTATTCTGTCCATGTTTTTTTAGCCAACTCTCAAATAAATCCTTCAAAGACGTTATTCCTTGCGTATCCCAAG ATCATTTCGGCGTGCTAAAGGAATTCTGGGATGGCATTATTCCTGACACAGTTGAAGCTCTTAAAGTAGATTCACGTTTTCCTGCAACTCCTTCGGTCTCAGTCTCTATTGCTGACTTCGAAGACAGCGGTGGGCGCGGGGATAACTATGGTCAGCGGCTTACCGCCTATTTTGTGGCACCAGAGACTGGAAACTACACATTTTACATGTCATGTGACGACCAATGCGAGCTGTCAATCAGCACAGACCATCATGTGATCAATGCACGGAAGATTATTTGGATTGCTAGCTGGACGGATTTTAGGAAGTGGGATAA ATTTGGGGCGAAACAGAAATCCCAGCCGATCGACCTATCAGAGGGCTCTATCTACTACCTGCAAGCTTTGATGGCTCAAGGTCGGGGAAACGACCATCTGTCCGTAGGAGCTAGATTCCCGGATGGATTGTACGTTAGACCGCTGACCAGCAAGTATCTTATTCGCTATAAGCCAG ATGAACGATATGGCGCTGCCTCTTCGGGAGCCTGGGGCGAATGGTCCGCGTGCAGTGCTACGTGCGGCGATGGCACTCAGTCACGTGACCGCACGTGCATCGCCCCACCTCCTATATACATCAAAACGAGGCTTAACGGAGTAGATTCTCGGAAATGTTTAGGAATTAGAGCATGCCCCG TCCCTCCCAGCCGCATCACCCCAGGGACAAGCACATCTTCCTCCGTGATTATCAGCTGGCAGCCAGTCACGTACGAAAACCCTGACATCCGGGTTCGTGGTTACAACGTCACCTACACCATTCTACCTATCTTCCCAGCATCCTCTAGGAACCGTCGTGCGGTCAGTCACGTGGTCTCCTCTCCAGAAGCTGGTCACGTAATTGTGTCAGCTGACGTGCACTCAGTGGTGTTGCTCGGGCTGCGCGCGCATAGGGATTACTGCGTCAGGGTGGCGACGCTGACCAGTGACGGCCAGAGTATGACGTCATCCTGTGTTAACGTGACAACGGAGCAGACAG CTCCAAGCGCTGCGCCCACCGGCCTGTCCGCTGTCAATAAGACAAGCCCTCACAAGGTCTCTGTTCAGTGGGGCCCTGTTCCACTTGGGGACCGGAATGGAGTCATTCTAGGGTACTATATACAGCTGTACCCGGTCAGTACTGCTGATAAGGAGCCAAGATCAAAGGACGCGATGACTATACGAGTTTTGGATCCTGAGATGGGCGCATTAGTACCAGGTCTCCAATCCTACACGGTCTACAGCGTCCGAGTGGCTGCATTTACAGCAGAGGGGACTGGGCCATTTTCTAAGGCTATATATGTAG AAACGTGTCGGTGTCCAAAAAGGTTCTTTACAAACTGGTGGACCCTACCTCCGCTGACCACCAACACAACCGCGCCTGCTCTGCCAGAAGGATCCTTTCCTCGATTCTTGAACACCTTTATTGCGCATGCGTGCGGAAAATGTCACAACCACAGAGAAACCGTGATTAAATACATTACATCAAACATTCAAAGCCACAAGCCAAGCCAATATGACGTCAGAAAAAGCATACGAATGTCCGCTGACCTCAGCTTTCCTCTGACTGAACCGGAAGGCGAGGTCGGTCAAGATGACGACCACGTGTTTGTGCCAGTCTTTAAAATGATGTCATCTATCGTCTACTTCCGGCGGAAGTTGTCTGGGGAGGTGTTTGCGCGGATGGTTGGTTCGTCAGTTTTCCAGTGCTGGCCACTCGTGCTGCTTATCATCGTCCTGTCGATTCTGTCTGGAATGGTCATGTGGTTCATG GATTTCAGATACAACCAAGCGCAGTTCCCCTCGTCTTTTCTTCGCGGGGCGCTCGAAGGAACCTGGTGCGCGTTCATTTCCATGACCACTGTCGG ATACGGCGACAGATATGCCGTGTCGTTTCAAGCGCGTCTGTTCGCAATAGCTTGGGTCCTAGTTGGCTTGGTGACAATGTCATTTTTCGTCGCCACTGTTGCGTCATCTCTAACCGTGCAAATCGTCATCATGACTAAATTCCCGGAATCTAGTGGAAAG GTTGGGGTTCTTGAAGGATCGATTGAAGTCCGTATCGCCGCAAAAATAAACGGAACCAAAGGAACAAATg TTATCGCCTTCCGAACTCAAGATGAATTGGTTGAAAATCTGACCGAGGGAGATCTGGATGGAGTATTGATTGACGCACTGGGTGCAACAAGGACTgactcacccctccccctcacggGCTACAAGCAGGTCAAGACATATGATCTTACTTATCATTACGGGGTGTATCTCGCTGGGGACGCTGCCAAGCTCGAGCAATTGATGATTGAATATCTGGTGGAGAACCCATTTGTGGTGGAGGAACCCGCTTATGTGCTGAACACAAGTGAATCAGAAAATAAG ACCGAGTCTGTTGCAAAGGCCGCAGAGGTTGTGCACATAAATTTCTTCGACCCTTCAAACTCGATGTACGTGATGAGTGTTCGCGTCACGCTAGGCGCCCTTATCGGGGCGGTGTTGTGCGGGCTTATCTACACGTGCTACCGAGACGGACGATGCACCGGGACACATAGAG GCTACCAGAAAGCGTCTTGTGGTCACCGGATGACAGCAAAAGAGATGCGCGTGGAACTACAAAAAGTGCTGGAGACATTCTATCAAAATTGTCAAAATGTTCAACGCCGGTTAAAAGCAAAACACGAACTCGAGAGAAAGTTATGGATACATTACGCGAGGACAAAGGACACGCTCAATGATGTACAAAGTACACAATGTTAA